DNA from Mesorhizobium sp. B2-1-1:
GGCGTGCCACGCAGGACCAGATGTATTCCACCGGCTATGTGTCGAACGCCGACTGGAACGACACGCGTTTCAAGCGGCCCGAGTTCGACAAGATGCTGTTTGCAGCGCGCGGCGAGCTCGACCAGGACAAGCGCAAGGCGATCTATCACGACATGGCCGTGCTGATGCGCGACGAAGGCGGATTGATCGTGCCTTTCTTCAACCAGTTCATCGACGCCGCCACCAACAAGATCGGCGGCTTCGCCAAGAGCCCGATCGGCGAGATGATGGACGGCTACGCGCTCGCCGAATGCTGGCTGAACGCCTGACATCAAGTTCCTGCCGAGCACGCCGCGTGTCCGTGCGACACGCGGCGTGCTCGTTCCCCCGACAATCGCATGGAGCAGCTCGTGGCGCTCAAGACCAAACTGTTGCTGATCATCCTCGACGGCGTGCCTTACCGGAACTGGCGCCGGCTGATGGGCAACCTCGAAGGCTGGGTGCAGTCGGGCGAAGCGCGGGTATGGAAGATGCGCTCGGTGCTGCCGTCGACCTCGGCCTGCTGTTATGCTTCGATCCACACCGGGGTGCCGCCGCAGGCGCATGGCATTCTTTCCAACGAGAACCGCTTCCGCGTCAGCCAGCCCGACATCTTCTCGGAGGTCACCGGGGCCGGGGGAATAACCGGCGCGGTCACCCACTCCTACTGGTCGGAGTTCTTCCGTTCCTACCCGTTCGACCTCGTCGAGGACATGGAGTATGACGAGCCGGGCGGGCCGATCACGCATGGCCGCTTCCACACCATGACCGGCTACAACGCGCGCAACCAGATGACGCCGAGCGACGTCGACCTGTTCGCCACGCTGACCATGCTGAGCAGCCGCCACGGCATCGACTACGGCATCCTGCACACTTGCACGCTGGACTCGATGGGCCACCGTTTCGGCCATGACTGTCACGAGATGGACCATGCCTGCTACGCGATGGACGGCATGCTGGCCGCTTTCCTGCCGCGCTGGCGCGACGCCGGCTATGAAGTGATCGTCACCGCCGATCACGGCCAGACCGACCGCGGCCACCATGGCGGCCATGATGAGGAGATGCAGGATTTCGCGCTGTATTATTTCGGCGCCGGCAAGGGACCGGATGCCGACACACTGCTCGACCAGCTGCAGCTGGCGCCGACGGTTCTAAGCCGACTGGGGGTGTCGGTGCCGGCGACGATGAAGGCGAAGCCTTTCCTGAGCTAGCTTCCCCTTCACCCACTGGCAAGGCTCATCTTCTTCGGTTAGCCTCCGCAAATTCCTTGGCGGAGGATGAACCTTTTTGAGCCGATCAGCGACAGAGCAGGCAGGAGCCAGGCGGCTCGATCGGTCATGACCGGCGCGATGGAGACCGATCGCGCGCTTGTCGAGCGGGTCGCGAAGGGCGACCGGGCCGCCGTGCGGCTCCTGTTCATGCGCCACCACGCGCGGATATACCGCTTCGTGGCGCGCCAGACGGGATCGGAAATGATGGCTGACGACATCGCGAACGAGGTGTTCCTCGAACTGTGGCGCCAGGCGCCGGGTTTCGAGGGACGTTCCGAAGTCTCGACATGGCTGCTCGGCATCGCCCGCTTCAAGGCTCTGTCCCTGTTGCGCAAGAAAAAGGAAGACTGGATCGACGACGAGGCCGCAGCCGCGGTGCCCGACGGCGCCGATACGCCCGAGATCGTTGCCATGAAGGAGGACAAGAGCACCGCCCTGCGCCGCTTCATCGATGCCTTGCCGCGCGAGCATCGCGTGGTCATCGATCTCGCCTATTATCAGGGGCAATCGGTGACCGAGATCGGCGAGGTGCTCGATATCCCGGTCGCGACCGTCAAGACCCGCATGTTTTATGCCCGCAAGAAACTCGGCGAAGCCCTCAAGGCCGCCGGTTACGACAGGGGGTGGCCATGAGCGCCGCTGAAAAGATGTCGCGCCGCGACGAAATGGAAACGTTGCTGCCGTTCTACCTGAACGGTTCGCTGGAAGGCTCGGAACTGGAGGCCGTCGAGGAATGGCTGGCCAGCGATCCGACGGCGATGGCCGCCCTTGGCGAGGCGGAGGCTGAATTCTCCAGCACCGCGGCCGCCAATGAGGCGATCCGTCCGCCGGCCGATGCGCTGAGCCGCTTTTCCAGGGCGCTCGATGCCGAGGCTGGCCCGGCGCGCGCCGCCGCCGGTTCGTCCTGGCTGGCGCAGGCCTGGAGCCGCTTCATGGCGCTGCCGGTCGGCGTCGCCTGGGCGGCGGCCGCGGCTCTGCTGGCGCTGGTCATGGTGCAGTCGTTCGTGCAGCCCGGCGGCAAGGGCGGCAATTTCGAGATCGCGGGCGCGCAGGACGAGATGGCGAAGATGCCGTTCGCCCTGGTCAAGTTCAGGCCCGACGCGAAAATGTCCGACATCGCCGCCTTTCTCGGCAGCAGCGGACTGAAGATCCTGGACGGACCGACCGCCGAGGGCGTGTTCCGGCTCGGCATTCCGGCCGCCAACGCGGCCGACTACACCAGGCAACTCGGCCTTGTTGCCGCCCAGCCTTTCACCGACACCGTGATCGAGGGAAGGAAACCGGCCGATGGCGGCTGAGGCGGTCATTCGATTTGCGGCAATCCTTGCGGCGGCGATGACGATCGCCATCGGGCCTGCGTCGGCGCAGGGCAACGACGCCAATGCCGACCGAAAGATCGACTGCCGCGACGGCACCGATGCGGCAGGCGCCGACTGTGGCAAGGACGGCGGCGACAGCGGCAGCGCGGCCGGTGCCGTGTTTCTTCCCGCCCTGATCGTCGACCTGTTCCCCAATCCGGCCGCTCCCGCGGCACCGGTGCCGACGCCACGGCCGGACCCGGCGGCGCCGCCCGCCGGCACGCAGGCCGGACCGCCTTCGGGCGGGCCGATCGTCTCGCCAAGCGATCTCATCGCCGTTCAGCCGCCACGCGCCGTGGCCGGCGATTTCGTGCCCGACGAGGTGCTGGTGACCGTCGATGGCGATGCGGGCGCCGTGCAGCAGATCGCCGCTTCCTTCGGCCTCGATGTGCGCTCGCAGCGGCAATCATTTTTGCTCGGCACCACGCTTGTGCGCTTCGGCATTCCCGACCGCCGCCCCGTCGGCGTGGTGCTGGCGCAGCTTGCCGCCGACAGCCGCACGCAGCGGCGTGAGCCCAACCATATCTATTCGCTTCAGCAGGCGGCGGGCATCGTCAACTATGCGTTCGAGCGCATCGCGCTGGAACCCAGCCAGGCGAGCGGCGAGAACGTCCGCGTCGCGGTAATCGATACCGGCATCGACGACACCAATCCGACGCTGGCCGGGGTCATCGCCGGCCAGTTCGACGCCATGCCCGACGTGCCGGTCGAAAAGCGCGACCACGGCACTTCGGTCGATGGGCTGATCGCCGGCGTCGGCGCGCTCAAGGGCATGGCGCCCGGCGCCAGGATCTATCACGCACGTGCCTTCGAAGGCGGCAAGTCGACAATGGACGTCATCCTTGCTGCGCTCGACTGGGCGGCCGAGCAGGATGTGCGCATCATCAATATGAGTTTCGTCGGTCCGAAGAACGACCTGCTCGGCATCGCCTGCCGCAATGCACGCGCGCTCGGCATGGTTCTTGTCGCCGCCGCCGGCAACAACGGGCCCAAGGCGCCCTATGGCTACCCGGCCGCCTTCGACGGCGTCATCGCGGTGACCGCCACCGACGCCAGGGATGGGCTAATGCCGCAGGCCAATCGCGGCGCCTATGTCTTCATCTCGGCGCCGGGCGTCGAGATGGTGGCGCCGAGCGGAGCCGGCTCGGATGTCGTCACCGGCACATCGTTCGCCGCCGCGATCGTCTCGGGCGCCATTGCCAATCTCATCCACGCCGCGCCGGACCGCTCGGCCGACGCCATCGAAAAGGCGCTGGCCGCAACGGCCCGGGATCTCGGTTCGAAAGGGCGGGACGATGACTTCGGCTACGGGCTGCTGGACATCAAGGCCGCCGAGACGGCGAAGGAATGATCCTTGGCAACATGCTCCTAAATTCAGTCGGCTATTTGCGATGGCCGAGACGGGACGAATGCTGGACTAAACATCTAGAGGGCCGGACCCAACCGAACGGCGCTTCCATCATAGAAGCGTGACAGCCGAAAGCGGCTGAGATCATGCCCACTCGCGTTACCCTGAATCAGGTCGGAAACGACGCGACCGATTCCAGGTCCGATACCGAAGCCGTGACCACTCATTCCCGTGGCCACGAAAAGACCGACGACTGCCCGGGCGTGATCCACGACGGGGACGACATCGGGCATGGCGTCAATCATGCCTCCCCAGCCTGCCTTCAAGCGAACTGTTTCGAACTGTGGAAAAAGGCGTCTGAAATTGCGCTCTACAGAACGGAGGCCGGAGCGTTCAGCGGCCGGGTTGAGCACCCGCATTCTTTCGAAAGGACTCTGGGAATCCGGGGTCCAATCGCGCGGGGTCGACCAGCTATCAGGGTAACCCGATGGAGCGCACGGAAAGTAGCGGGTTCCGAGCGGATTGGCCATGAGGGCGGGAAGATACTTGGTGGCGTGCCGGAATGCGTCAGGTCCCAGGTAAAGCAAATTACTGCCTCCCGGGGCGAGCGTGTATCCGCCATCCTGTCGGCGCCTGAAAGCGATGTGTTCGTCCGCTGCCGCACCTGCATAGATTTCAGGCATAGGCTCCGTTGCGGCTACGGTTACCCTGACGCTGAGTTGGGGGATGGAGACGCCGTGTCTTCTCAGGAACAGCGACGACCAGGCGCCGCCCGCGACCAGTACGCTGGAGGTTTCAATGTATCCCGCCTCGGTCCACACTCCTCTGATCCTGCCAGCTGAGATTTCGAGGGTTCGCGCTGCGCAATTCTCTATGATCTTGGCGCCTTTTCGGACGGCAAGACGAGCAAGCGCAGGCACCGCCAACCAAGGCTCCGCACGCATGTCGGAGGGCGTCGTCATCGCGCCCTTGAACTTGCGCGACATGCCCTTGATGAGTTTCGCGGTTTCGTCTGCGTCCAGGAGGCGAGTGTCGAGCCCATGGATCGCGGCGATCTTCATGAATTCTTCGAAACCGGCCATGTCCTTGTCGGAGTTCGCCAGATAGGTCACACCTGTCTGGTCCAGCCCGATGTCTTCGCCGCATTCCTCAGCCAGTTGCCGCCATAGGCGAAAAGCCTCGATGACAATTGGCAGTTCATCTGCGTCGCGCCCCTGCTTTCGAATCCAGCCCCAATTTCGGGACGATTGTTCGGCCGCAACGCGGCCTTTTTCCAGCAGCGTGACCGGAATGTTCCGCTCCGCCAGGAAAAGAGCCGTCGTTACGCCGATAATGCCGCCACCAATGATGACCACCTCCGAACGCTTCGGCGGTGGGCCAGGATGTTGGATTGGATCCATTTCGGAGAACGGGAATATGGGCAAGTGGGCATCCAGGAGGGCTGGTTGATGGCTTCGGCTTACTGGTTGCCACCCTCTAAAAGCCAAAGCAAGCGCGGTGCAGGCAGACCACTATCCATGACACTGCAATCGATCTTCCGGCAACGCCCGCAAGCGGTCGAACTCGGCCCCTCGGAGCGATTGGCTCTAACCCTAGGCAGGCGCTCCGGCAACCGACCCCCTGATCACCAGGTCGACCGGCCAGACCTCGCCGCGCGGGCCCTCTTCCAGGCCCGATATCCGTGCGGCCAGACGCTCGGCGATGCGGGCGCCGGCGAGCCGGATCGAGGAGCGCGTCGTCGACAGCGGTACGGAGAAATTCTCCGGCTTCAGCCATGGGAAGACGTCGTCATGTGCAATTAATGAGGTGTCGCCGGGGATGCTCAGGCCGAGGTCGCGCACGGCGCGCACGACGCCGAGCGCCATGATCAGGCTGGAGCAGGCGATCGCGGTCGGCGCGCCGTCCTGTTCGAGCAGGCGCCGGGCGGCGCGATAGCCGTTCTCCTCGGTCATGGCAACGGAGCAGACATGGCGGTCGCCCAAGGTCAGGCCGCTCGCGGCGAGCGCCCGGCGCACGCCTCGCTCGCGATGCACGGCGAAGGTTTCGCGGTCATCGCCATTAATCAGCGCCAGCCGCCGGTGGCCGAGCTGGACGAGCAGTCGCGCCGCCTCGTGAAAGGCGCCCTCATTGTCGATGTCGAGATAGGGATAGTCGAAATCGAAACCTTCGCTGCGGCCATGGATGATGAAGGGTATACCGAGCGTGTTGACCAGCGCCACACGCCGATCGGCCGGCGTCGGCGAGGAGATGTAGACGGCGTCGACCTGGCGGTTGGCGACGATGCGCCGGTAAGTCGTCTCCTGGTCGTCGGCGTCGGCGGGAGACAGCACCAGGTCGAGCTCGTGCGAGCGCGCATAGTCGCCAAGACCGGACAGGAATTCGACGAAGTGCGGGTCGATGTCGACGGCAGCACCCGTCGGCAAGACATAGCCGATCATGCCGGACTTGCCGGTCGCAAGCCGGCGTGCGCTCGGATTGGGGCGATAGCCATGGCGCTTGGCGGCGTCCATGACGCGCCGGCGCGTCTCTTCGTTGACCTCGGGATAGCCGTTCAGCGCCCGGCTTACCGTGGTCTGCGAAAGCGCCAGCATGTGCGCGAGTTGCTTCAGGTTCACGAGAGGACTCCATGCCTCAAAGCGCTTTTAAATTGAATCGACCCAAGCCCTGCGGCAGGCCCGTCATATCATGGCGACCATAGGCAGGCTTGGTGCAGGTTTGAAACATAAATTGCTGCTGCACTGCCAAAAAAGCATGCTGCAGCGCGATTTTCCAGGCGCCAGACTCCGGAATTAAATCGATTAAGTTCCCACGCCTCTTGACTTCTGGACGATTCAATGGCGAGATCGAAATAGCCAAAGCGCTTTGGAAGACTCTTCGAAAGGTTGCGGTTCCTTTCCGACTGAGTCACAGTCCTGCGGCGTCGGCGGGCGGAATGGAGGTTCCGTCCGGTGTTTGTGACCCACTGGGAGGGAATACCGATGAAGAAAATGCTTTTGCTGGGCGCCGCGCTTGCCGTGCTCGCCCTCGGCGCGCCCGCGCAGGCCGAGCTGAAATTCAAGCTGGGCGAGGACAAGCGTTTCAACTGGGCAAACTACGAAGAGCTCAAGAAAATCGACCTCAAGGGGGAGACCCTGTCGATCTTCGGGCCATGGCGCGGCGAGGACGAGACCCTGGTGCGCGGCGTACTCGATTATTTCTCGGAAGCCACCGGCGCCGAGATCAAATATTCCTCCTCGGAAAATTACGAGCAGCAGATCGTCATCGACACGCAGGCCGGCAGCCCGCCCAACATCGCCGTTCTGCCGCAACCCGGCCTGATCCAGGACCTTGCTTCCAAGGGTCTCTTGACGCCGCTCGGCGACGATACCGCCAAATGGGTCAAGGACAATTACGGCGCCGGCCAGTCATGGGTCGACCTCGGCACCTTCAAGGACAAGGACGGTAAGCCGGGCTTCTTCGCCTTCCCCTACAAGGCCGACGTGAAGTCGCTGGTCTGGTACTCGCCGGACAATTTCGAGGAAGCCGGCTACAAGGTACCGAAGACGCAGGAAGAACTCGCCGACCTCGAGAAGAAGATTATCGCCGACGGCGGCACGCCATGGTGCATCGGGCTCGGCTCGGGCGGCGCCACCGGCTGGCCGGCGACGGACTGGGTGGAAGACCTGATGCTGCGCACGCAGTCTCCGGAAACCTACGACAAATGGGTGAAGAACGAGATCCCGTTCAACGACCCGGCCGTGGTCAATGCAATCGACATCTTCGGCAAGATCGCGACCGACGACAAGATGGTCGATGGCGGCGCCAAGGCGGTCGCGG
Protein-coding regions in this window:
- a CDS encoding alkaline phosphatase family protein, whose product is MALKTKLLLIILDGVPYRNWRRLMGNLEGWVQSGEARVWKMRSVLPSTSACCYASIHTGVPPQAHGILSNENRFRVSQPDIFSEVTGAGGITGAVTHSYWSEFFRSYPFDLVEDMEYDEPGGPITHGRFHTMTGYNARNQMTPSDVDLFATLTMLSSRHGIDYGILHTCTLDSMGHRFGHDCHEMDHACYAMDGMLAAFLPRWRDAGYEVIVTADHGQTDRGHHGGHDEEMQDFALYYFGAGKGPDADTLLDQLQLAPTVLSRLGVSVPATMKAKPFLS
- a CDS encoding sigma-70 family RNA polymerase sigma factor; this translates as MTGAMETDRALVERVAKGDRAAVRLLFMRHHARIYRFVARQTGSEMMADDIANEVFLELWRQAPGFEGRSEVSTWLLGIARFKALSLLRKKKEDWIDDEAAAAVPDGADTPEIVAMKEDKSTALRRFIDALPREHRVVIDLAYYQGQSVTEIGEVLDIPVATVKTRMFYARKKLGEALKAAGYDRGWP
- a CDS encoding NAD(P)/FAD-dependent oxidoreductase, with product MPIFPFSEMDPIQHPGPPPKRSEVVIIGGGIIGVTTALFLAERNIPVTLLEKGRVAAEQSSRNWGWIRKQGRDADELPIVIEAFRLWRQLAEECGEDIGLDQTGVTYLANSDKDMAGFEEFMKIAAIHGLDTRLLDADETAKLIKGMSRKFKGAMTTPSDMRAEPWLAVPALARLAVRKGAKIIENCAARTLEISAGRIRGVWTEAGYIETSSVLVAGGAWSSLFLRRHGVSIPQLSVRVTVAATEPMPEIYAGAAADEHIAFRRRQDGGYTLAPGGSNLLYLGPDAFRHATKYLPALMANPLGTRYFPCAPSGYPDSWSTPRDWTPDSQSPFERMRVLNPAAERSGLRSVERNFRRLFPQFETVRLKAGWGGMIDAMPDVVPVVDHARAVVGLFVATGMSGHGFGIGPGIGRVVSDLIQGNASGHDLSRFRLSRFYDGSAVRLGPAL
- a CDS encoding ABC transporter substrate-binding protein; the protein is MKKMLLLGAALAVLALGAPAQAELKFKLGEDKRFNWANYEELKKIDLKGETLSIFGPWRGEDETLVRGVLDYFSEATGAEIKYSSSENYEQQIVIDTQAGSPPNIAVLPQPGLIQDLASKGLLTPLGDDTAKWVKDNYGAGQSWVDLGTFKDKDGKPGFFAFPYKADVKSLVWYSPDNFEEAGYKVPKTQEELADLEKKIIADGGTPWCIGLGSGGATGWPATDWVEDLMLRTQSPETYDKWVKNEIPFNDPAVVNAIDIFGKIATDDKMVDGGAKAVAATDFRDSPKGLFAVPPKCYLHHQASFIPTFFPEGTKIGQDADFFYFPPYASKPELGTPVLGAGTLAMITKDSKAARAFIEFLKMPLAHEIWMAEGGFVTPFKAVNKDAYASDALRKQGEILANASTFRFDGSDLMPGKIGAGAFWTGMIDLVGGKSAQDVATDIQKSWDAIK
- a CDS encoding anti-sigma factor, with product MSAAEKMSRRDEMETLLPFYLNGSLEGSELEAVEEWLASDPTAMAALGEAEAEFSSTAAANEAIRPPADALSRFSRALDAEAGPARAAAGSSWLAQAWSRFMALPVGVAWAAAAALLALVMVQSFVQPGGKGGNFEIAGAQDEMAKMPFALVKFRPDAKMSDIAAFLGSSGLKILDGPTAEGVFRLGIPAANAADYTRQLGLVAAQPFTDTVIEGRKPADGG
- a CDS encoding S8 family serine peptidase, giving the protein MAAEAVIRFAAILAAAMTIAIGPASAQGNDANADRKIDCRDGTDAAGADCGKDGGDSGSAAGAVFLPALIVDLFPNPAAPAAPVPTPRPDPAAPPAGTQAGPPSGGPIVSPSDLIAVQPPRAVAGDFVPDEVLVTVDGDAGAVQQIAASFGLDVRSQRQSFLLGTTLVRFGIPDRRPVGVVLAQLAADSRTQRREPNHIYSLQQAAGIVNYAFERIALEPSQASGENVRVAVIDTGIDDTNPTLAGVIAGQFDAMPDVPVEKRDHGTSVDGLIAGVGALKGMAPGARIYHARAFEGGKSTMDVILAALDWAAEQDVRIINMSFVGPKNDLLGIACRNARALGMVLVAAAGNNGPKAPYGYPAAFDGVIAVTATDARDGLMPQANRGAYVFISAPGVEMVAPSGAGSDVVTGTSFAAAIVSGAIANLIHAAPDRSADAIEKALAATARDLGSKGRDDDFGYGLLDIKAAETAKE
- a CDS encoding LacI family DNA-binding transcriptional regulator — its product is MNLKQLAHMLALSQTTVSRALNGYPEVNEETRRRVMDAAKRHGYRPNPSARRLATGKSGMIGYVLPTGAAVDIDPHFVEFLSGLGDYARSHELDLVLSPADADDQETTYRRIVANRQVDAVYISSPTPADRRVALVNTLGIPFIIHGRSEGFDFDYPYLDIDNEGAFHEAARLLVQLGHRRLALINGDDRETFAVHRERGVRRALAASGLTLGDRHVCSVAMTEENGYRAARRLLEQDGAPTAIACSSLIMALGVVRAVRDLGLSIPGDTSLIAHDDVFPWLKPENFSVPLSTTRSSIRLAGARIAERLAARISGLEEGPRGEVWPVDLVIRGSVAGAPA